Proteins encoded within one genomic window of Bradyrhizobium sp. 186:
- a CDS encoding VOC family protein: MFVDEIASSKAFYARVFAPEVVWEDAVSSVLRFGGLLINLLDVSQAPPLVEPLPVGKSSAGARVLLTIRVRDVDQVCTTLREIGVDLLNGPVDRPWGRRTASFADPSGHVWEIAQVIERV; this comes from the coding sequence TTGTTCGTCGACGAGATCGCGTCGTCGAAAGCCTTTTACGCCAGGGTCTTCGCACCTGAAGTCGTCTGGGAAGATGCGGTCTCATCCGTGCTTAGATTTGGCGGACTGCTGATCAATCTTCTCGACGTGTCTCAGGCGCCTCCGCTCGTTGAGCCGTTGCCCGTTGGGAAGTCTTCTGCAGGAGCGCGGGTCTTGTTGACCATCAGGGTTCGTGACGTCGATCAAGTGTGCACGACCCTTCGGGAGATCGGTGTCGATCTGCTCAATGGGCCGGTTGATCGCCCCTGGGGAAGGCGAACCGCGTCCTTTGCAGACCCTTCCGGTCATGTCTGGGAGATCGCACAGGTGATTGAACGGGTATAG